From the genome of Vigna angularis cultivar LongXiaoDou No.4 chromosome 11, ASM1680809v1, whole genome shotgun sequence, one region includes:
- the LOC128194721 gene encoding uncharacterized protein LOC128194721, giving the protein MASGSALSFSGSPSITSEKLNGKNYMSWSAAVEMWFLGQGRYDHLEQDGSQVPSDKAEQWKQADFQLCALLWQSVEPRLLISLRAFKTCHTFWKKAQSIYANDIQRLYDTANKLACLKMTDHDMVSFMTEAQAAVEELRMFLESSEDIKKKLDQYYMVMILRALHPDLNHIRDQLLTSHEVPSLEALTTRLLRVPVPQSQETHETIEPSVMVATRGRGRGTRGGGRGGRGGRGRQCSYCNRMGHTQENCYSLHGFPSKTANISQAETSTSNSKFTEEEYQEYLRLKSNSLAQSSQSSSTSTACISQSMAGPNSWVIDSGASDHISGAWLGETDWRRI; this is encoded by the exons ATGGCATCTGGAAgtgctctttctttctctggaagtccctcAATCACTTCCGAAAAGCTAAATGGAAAGAATTATATGTCTTGGTCTGCTGCTGtagaaatgtggttccttggtcaaggacgttatgaccaccttgagcaggATGGGAGTCAAGTACCTTCTGACAAAGctgaacaatggaaacaagctgATTTTCAACTGTGTGCCCTATTGTGGCAATCTGTGGAACCCCgacttttgatatctcttagaGCCTTCAAGACATGTCAcaccttttggaagaaagcccaaagcatttatgctaatgatattcaacgtctctatgataccGCAAACAAGCTCGCCTGTCTCAAAatgacagaccatgatatggtctccTTCATGACGGAAGCCCAAGCAGCTGTGGAAGAATTGAGAATGTTCTTGGAATCTTCAGAAGATATCAAAAAGAAGCTTGACCAGTATTATATGGTAATGATCCTACGTGCTTTGCATCCAGATTTGAATCacatcagagatcaacttctgacaAGTCATGAAGTCCCTTCCTTGGAAGCCTTGACCACACGTCTTCTTCGTGTTCCTGTGCCTCAGTCTCAAGAAACTCATGAAACAAtagaaccatctgtcatggttgccacgcgAGGAAGAGGACGTGgaactagaggaggaggacgtggaggacgtggaggtcggggacgtcAATGCTCTTACTGTAACAGGATGGGTCACACCCAAGAAAACTGCTACTCCTTGCATGGCTTTCCTTCAAAAACCGCCAATATCTCTCAggctgaaacttccacttccaactccaagtttactgaggaagagtatcaagagtatctgcgcttaaagtctaacagcttggcacaatcATCTCAGTCCTCAAGCACATCCACagcttgcatttctcaatccatggcAGGTccaaattcatgggtaattgactcgggtgcttctgatcacatttctg gagcgtggctcggggagacagattggagaaggatatga